A single window of Candidatus Delongbacteria bacterium DNA harbors:
- a CDS encoding YfiR family protein: protein MKYYLLSILFFFNLILSQSVDEYDLKAVYFNRISEFINWPDSIFVKKDGSRKFILAVYGEDPFEGRLRTIYNNYKILDMDVEIKYLDELDDINECHLLFVSSSEERNLKKIVKQVRGKPILTVSDTEGFGEKGIMLNILADSKGVHFVVNKTSEKNSAISISTRFMKYAKVVE, encoded by the coding sequence ATGAAATACTATTTATTATCCATACTGTTTTTTTTTAACCTTATTCTTTCACAGTCTGTAGATGAATATGATTTAAAAGCTGTATATTTCAATAGAATTAGTGAATTTATAAATTGGCCGGACTCAATATTTGTTAAGAAAGATGGATCAAGGAAGTTTATTCTTGCTGTTTATGGTGAGGATCCTTTTGAGGGGAGATTAAGGACTATTTATAATAACTATAAAATTTTGGATATGGATGTTGAGATTAAATATCTTGACGAACTAGATGATATTAATGAATGTCATTTATTATTTGTTTCGAGTTCTGAGGAACGGAATCTCAAGAAGATAGTTAAACAAGTTCGGGGAAAGCCTATTCTAACTGTATCAGACACGGAAGGATTTGGGGAAAAAGGGATAATGCTAAATATACTTGCAGATTCTAAAGGTGTACACTTTGTTGTTAACAAAACATCTGAAAAAAATTCAGCTATATCCATAAGTACAAGATTCATGAAATATGCTAAAGTAGTGGAATAA